A portion of the Micromonospora vinacea genome contains these proteins:
- the rapZ gene encoding RNase adapter RapZ: protein MDGPDAGDEQVAAESETTLVVVTGLSGGGRSTVARALENVGYYVVDNLPQALMLDMAELAFKAGGAARRTAMVLDVRSRAFSTDLAGAIRELKERGFSPRVVFVDADDEVLIRRFESVRRSHPLQGDGRLADGIAVERGLLEEARDQADVIIDTSHLNVNQLRRRIEELFGGEDARRLRLTVLSFGFKYGLPPDADFVLDARFLPNPYWVPELREHTGREEAVSAYVLGQEGADAFVASYADLVNATTTGFEREGKRYLTVAVGCTGGKHRSVAISEELASRLRHSGLAANAQHRDLGRE, encoded by the coding sequence ATCGACGGCCCGGATGCCGGTGACGAGCAGGTGGCGGCCGAGTCGGAGACCACCCTCGTGGTGGTCACCGGCCTCTCCGGGGGTGGCCGCAGCACTGTCGCCCGGGCGTTGGAGAACGTCGGCTACTACGTCGTGGACAACCTGCCGCAGGCCCTGATGCTGGACATGGCCGAGCTTGCGTTCAAGGCGGGCGGCGCGGCCCGGCGTACCGCCATGGTGCTGGACGTGCGGTCGCGGGCCTTCTCGACGGACCTGGCCGGGGCGATCCGGGAGCTCAAGGAGCGCGGGTTCTCGCCCCGGGTGGTCTTCGTCGACGCCGACGACGAGGTGCTGATCCGGCGGTTCGAGAGCGTTCGGCGTTCGCACCCGTTGCAGGGTGACGGGCGGCTGGCCGACGGCATCGCCGTGGAGCGCGGTCTGCTGGAGGAGGCCCGCGACCAGGCCGACGTGATCATCGACACCAGCCACCTGAACGTCAACCAGCTCCGGCGGCGCATCGAGGAGTTGTTCGGCGGCGAGGACGCCCGCCGGCTGCGGCTGACCGTGCTGTCGTTCGGCTTCAAGTACGGCCTTCCGCCGGACGCCGATTTCGTGCTGGACGCCCGCTTCCTGCCCAACCCGTACTGGGTGCCGGAGCTGCGTGAACACACCGGGCGGGAGGAGGCGGTCAGCGCGTACGTGCTGGGTCAGGAGGGCGCGGACGCCTTCGTGGCCTCGTACGCCGACCTGGTCAACGCCACCACGACCGGCTTCGAGCGGGAGGGCAAGCGCTACCTCACCGTCGCCGTGGGCTGCACCGGCGGCAAGCACCGCAGCGTGGCCATCTCCGAGGAGTTGGCCAGCCGACTGCGTCACTCCGGGCTGGCGGCGAACGCCCAGCACCGCGACCTGGGGCGGGAATGA
- a CDS encoding C39 family peptidase — MRTDLIRKTALTAAGLAFTGGAIAGPVTTAFAAPTTGKPATQTQTDRKGHGERELGVRYEAQPNFYYCGPAATRNALSVQGKDINVDDMAKEMGTTEAGTNSINDITPVLNKETGKNDAYRSVEISTPDANTKQTDTLRADIVKTVDDGRAVVANIAGTSTDTDGGVHSYEGGHYISVVGYRDNGNTVKIADSADPNTASYWISVEHLADWIATRGYATS; from the coding sequence ATGCGTACCGATCTGATCCGTAAGACCGCCCTGACCGCCGCCGGCCTCGCGTTCACCGGAGGCGCCATCGCCGGCCCCGTCACCACCGCCTTCGCCGCCCCCACCACCGGCAAGCCGGCCACCCAGACCCAGACCGACCGCAAGGGCCACGGCGAGCGCGAGTTGGGTGTGCGCTACGAGGCGCAGCCGAACTTCTACTACTGCGGCCCCGCCGCCACCCGTAACGCCCTGTCCGTGCAGGGTAAGGACATCAACGTCGATGACATGGCCAAGGAGATGGGCACCACCGAGGCCGGCACCAACTCCATCAACGACATCACCCCCGTGCTGAACAAGGAAACCGGCAAGAACGACGCCTACCGGTCGGTCGAGATCAGCACCCCCGACGCCAACACCAAGCAGACCGACACGCTGCGCGCCGACATCGTCAAGACCGTCGACGACGGCCGGGCCGTGGTCGCCAACATCGCCGGCACCAGCACCGACACCGACGGCGGCGTGCACTCCTACGAGGGCGGGCACTACATCAGCGTCGTCGGCTACCGCGACAACGGCAACACGGTGAAGATCGCCGACTCCGCCGACCCGAACACCGCCTCCTACTGGATCAGCGTCGAGCACCTCGCGGACTGGATCGCCACCCGCGGCTACGCCACCAGCTGA
- the uvrC gene encoding excinuclease ABC subunit UvrC encodes MADPSTYRPAPGTIPELPGVYRFRDGTGRVIYVGKARNLRSRLNSYFGDVWNLHERTRQMVTTAESVDWITVGTEVEALQQEFTWIKQYDPRFNVRYRDDKSYPYLAVTLDEEYPRLQVMRGAKRKGVRYFGPYSHAWAIRETLDLLLRVFPARTCSAGVFKRAGQVGRPCLLGYIGKCSAPCVGTVSADEHRAIVDGFCDFMAGRTDTMVRKIEREMTEASEQLEFERAARLRDDVAALRRAMEKQTVVLGDGTDADVVAFADDPLEAAVQVFHVRDGRVRGQRGWVVEKTEDLTTGDLVHHFCTQVYGGEHGEADVPRELLVPELPADADALAEWLSNHRGSRVSLRVPQRGDKRSLMETVERNAKDALARHKLKRSGDLTTRGKALDEISEALGMSTSPLRIECFDISQIQGTDVVASMVVFEDGLPRKSEYRRFIVRGATDDLSAMSEVLRRRFARYLDARAETGEVGVESADDSAAPGGAVDPQVGVLIDPTTGRPRKFAYPPQLVVVDGGAPQVAAAAQALADLGIDDVALCGLAKRLEEVWLPDDEFPVILPRTSEGLYLLQRVRDEAHRFAITFHRQRRSKRMTESALDHVPGLGEVRRKALLRHFGSLKRLSAATVEEITEVPGVGRRTAEAILAALDTDTKAGDGAEAKAGDGTTAKAGDGTTAKAGDGAEAKPST; translated from the coding sequence GTGGCTGACCCCTCGACCTACCGTCCCGCACCCGGCACCATCCCGGAGCTACCGGGGGTCTACCGCTTCCGCGACGGCACCGGCCGGGTGATCTACGTCGGCAAGGCGCGAAATCTGCGCAGCCGACTCAACTCCTACTTCGGCGACGTCTGGAACCTGCACGAGCGCACCCGGCAGATGGTCACCACCGCCGAGTCGGTGGACTGGATCACCGTCGGCACCGAGGTCGAGGCGCTCCAGCAGGAGTTCACCTGGATCAAGCAGTACGACCCGCGGTTCAACGTCCGCTACCGCGACGACAAGTCGTACCCCTATCTCGCCGTCACCCTCGACGAGGAGTACCCACGGCTGCAGGTGATGCGCGGCGCCAAGCGCAAGGGCGTGCGGTACTTCGGCCCCTACTCGCACGCCTGGGCCATCCGGGAGACCCTCGACCTGCTGCTGCGGGTGTTCCCCGCGCGGACGTGCTCCGCCGGGGTGTTCAAGCGGGCCGGCCAGGTCGGTCGTCCCTGCCTGCTGGGCTACATCGGCAAGTGCTCGGCGCCGTGCGTCGGCACCGTCTCCGCCGACGAACACCGGGCCATCGTCGACGGGTTCTGCGACTTCATGGCCGGGCGCACCGACACCATGGTCCGCAAGATCGAACGCGAGATGACCGAGGCGAGTGAGCAGCTGGAGTTCGAGCGGGCCGCCCGGCTGCGCGACGACGTGGCCGCACTGCGCCGGGCCATGGAGAAGCAGACAGTGGTGCTCGGCGACGGCACCGACGCGGACGTCGTCGCGTTCGCAGACGACCCACTCGAGGCTGCCGTGCAGGTCTTCCACGTCCGCGACGGTCGGGTCCGCGGCCAGCGCGGCTGGGTGGTGGAGAAGACCGAGGATCTGACCACCGGAGACCTGGTGCACCACTTCTGCACCCAGGTGTACGGCGGCGAGCACGGTGAGGCCGACGTGCCTCGCGAACTGTTGGTGCCCGAGCTGCCCGCGGACGCTGACGCGCTGGCCGAATGGCTCTCCAACCACCGGGGCAGTCGGGTGTCGCTGCGGGTGCCGCAACGTGGCGACAAGCGCTCCCTGATGGAGACGGTGGAGCGCAACGCCAAGGACGCGCTGGCCCGGCACAAGCTGAAGCGCTCCGGTGACCTGACCACCCGGGGCAAGGCACTGGACGAGATCAGCGAGGCGCTGGGCATGAGCACCTCGCCGCTGCGCATCGAGTGTTTCGACATCTCCCAGATCCAGGGCACCGACGTGGTCGCCAGCATGGTGGTCTTCGAGGACGGGCTGCCCCGCAAGAGCGAGTACCGGCGGTTCATCGTCCGGGGCGCCACCGACGACCTCTCCGCGATGTCCGAGGTGCTCCGGCGCCGCTTCGCCCGCTACCTGGACGCCAGGGCCGAGACGGGCGAGGTGGGCGTGGAGTCGGCCGACGACTCGGCCGCCCCGGGAGGCGCCGTCGATCCGCAGGTCGGTGTCCTGATCGACCCGACCACCGGCCGGCCCCGAAAATTCGCGTACCCGCCGCAGCTGGTGGTCGTCGACGGCGGCGCCCCACAGGTCGCGGCCGCCGCGCAGGCGCTCGCCGACCTGGGCATCGACGACGTGGCCCTGTGCGGGCTCGCCAAGCGGCTGGAGGAGGTGTGGCTCCCGGACGACGAGTTCCCGGTCATCCTCCCGCGCACCTCCGAGGGGCTCTACCTGCTGCAACGGGTGCGCGACGAGGCCCACCGGTTCGCCATCACCTTCCACCGGCAACGCCGCTCCAAGCGGATGACCGAGTCGGCGCTGGACCACGTACCCGGCCTGGGTGAGGTGCGTCGCAAGGCGCTGCTGCGGCACTTCGGCTCACTCAAGCGACTCTCGGCCGCGACGGTCGAGGAGATCACCGAGGTGCCGGGGGTGGGTCGGCGCACCGCCGAGGCGATCCTGGCCGCCCTGGACACTGACACGAAGGCCGGCGACGGCGCGGAGGCGAAGGCCGGCGACGGCACAACGGCTAAGGCCGGCGACGGCACAACGGCGAAGGCCGGCGACGGCGCGGAGGCGAAGCCCAGCACCTGA
- a CDS encoding maleylpyruvate isomerase family mycothiol-dependent enzyme → MTTDPLLLMGEVDAATSRLLRTAASFDAADLAAASLLPGWTRGHVLAHLARNADGFVNLLTSARTGEALPMYASLEARTADIEAGSSRPPAEHLDDLRRTADLFSEAVAAMPADAWAATVQARKGPWPAALLVWGRLREIEVHHLDLAADYQAAHWSETFAHRLLREAASHHAMGPTPPSMVLRLDGTEHEVVIGERVGAPIVAGPAPDLAAWLIGRADGAPLSVVPDGPLPTPPEWI, encoded by the coding sequence GTGACCACGGATCCGCTGCTGCTGATGGGCGAGGTGGACGCGGCCACCAGCCGACTACTCCGTACCGCTGCGTCTTTCGACGCCGCGGACCTTGCCGCCGCGTCGCTGTTGCCCGGCTGGACGCGCGGCCACGTGCTGGCGCATCTGGCGCGCAACGCCGACGGCTTCGTCAACCTGCTCACCTCGGCCCGCACCGGGGAGGCGCTGCCGATGTACGCCTCGCTGGAGGCCCGCACGGCGGACATCGAAGCTGGTTCGAGCCGGCCACCGGCCGAGCATCTGGACGACCTGCGCCGCACCGCGGACCTGTTCTCCGAGGCGGTCGCGGCGATGCCGGCCGACGCCTGGGCGGCGACGGTACAGGCGCGTAAGGGCCCCTGGCCGGCCGCGTTGCTCGTCTGGGGTCGGCTGCGGGAGATCGAGGTGCACCACCTCGATCTGGCCGCCGACTACCAGGCCGCGCACTGGTCGGAGACGTTCGCCCACCGACTGCTGCGCGAGGCGGCCAGCCACCACGCCATGGGGCCGACACCGCCGTCGATGGTGCTGCGCCTCGACGGCACCGAGCACGAGGTGGTGATCGGGGAACGCGTCGGCGCCCCGATCGTCGCCGGTCCCGCCCCCGATCTCGCCGCCTGGCTGATCGGCCGTGCCGACGGCGCCCCGCTCTCCGTCGTCCCCGACGGTCCCCTGCCTACTCCACCGGAATGGATCTAG
- the uvrA gene encoding excinuclease ABC subunit UvrA, with translation MADRLIIRGAREHNLRDVSLDLPRDALIVFTGLSGSGKSSLAFDTIFAEGQRRYVESLSSYARQFLGQMDKPDVDFIEGLSPAVSIDQKSTSRNPRSTVGTITEVYDYLRLLYARIGEPHCPVCGERISRQSPQQIVDRVLAMAEGTKFMVLAPVIRGRKGEYVDLFAELQAKGYARARVDGVVHPLTEPPKLKKQEKHTIEVVIDRLTVKPSAKQRLTDSVEAALGLSSGLVLLDFVDLPEDDPDRERRYSEHLACPNDHPLAIEDLEPRVFSFNAPYGACPECTGLGTKKEVDPELLVPDPERSLREGAIQPWSTGHNLEYFLRLLEALGEAQHFDIDTPWRALPARAQKTILHGSDDQVHVRYRNKYGRERSYYTGFEGVVQWIERRHSDTESEWSRDKYEGYMRDVPCAACGGARLKPEVLAVTLAGKSIAEVCNLSVGECADLLAGIELTDRQKMIAERVLKEINARLRFLLDVGLDYLSLDRPAGTLSGGEAQRIRLATQIGSGLVGVLYVLDEPSIGLHQRDNHRLIETLIRLRGLGNTLIVVEHDEDTIRTADWIVDIGPGAGEHGGKIVHSGSVPALLKNKESITGAYLSGRRSIPTPTGRRPQDPARELVVHGAREHNLRNLTVSFPLGQLIAVTGVSGSGKSTLVNDILYAVLANQINGARLVPGRHTRVSGLEHVDKVVGVDQSPIGRTPRSNPATYTGVWDHVRKLFAETTEAKVRGYGPGRFSFNVKGGRCEACSGDGTIKIEMNFLPDVYVPCEVCKGARYNRETLEVHYKGKTVSDVLEMPIEEAAEFFSAIPAIHRHLKTLVDVGLGYVRLGQPAPTLSGGEAQRVKLASELQKRSTGRTVYVLDEPTTGLHFEDIRKLLMVLEGLVDKGNTVITIEHNLDVIKTADWLIDMGPEGGHRGGTVLATGTPEEVAEVAESHTGEFLRQVLKLDGKAKGAAAATTRAAKANGATKARASRKVPAGAR, from the coding sequence GTGGCCGACCGACTGATCATCCGTGGCGCGCGCGAGCACAACCTGCGTGACGTCAGTCTCGACCTGCCCCGGGACGCACTCATCGTGTTCACCGGGCTGTCCGGGTCGGGCAAGTCGAGCCTGGCCTTCGACACGATCTTCGCCGAGGGGCAGCGCCGCTACGTCGAGTCGCTCTCCTCGTACGCCCGGCAGTTCCTCGGCCAGATGGACAAGCCGGACGTCGACTTCATCGAGGGCCTGAGCCCGGCCGTCTCGATCGACCAGAAGTCCACCTCGCGTAACCCGCGTTCGACTGTCGGCACCATCACCGAGGTCTACGACTACCTGCGCCTGCTCTACGCCCGCATCGGTGAGCCGCACTGCCCGGTCTGCGGCGAGCGCATCTCCCGGCAGAGCCCGCAGCAGATCGTCGACCGGGTCCTCGCCATGGCCGAGGGCACCAAGTTCATGGTGCTCGCCCCGGTGATCCGCGGCCGCAAGGGCGAATATGTCGACCTCTTCGCCGAGCTGCAGGCCAAGGGCTACGCCCGGGCCCGGGTCGACGGCGTGGTGCACCCGCTGACCGAGCCGCCGAAGCTCAAGAAGCAGGAGAAGCACACCATCGAGGTGGTGATCGACCGGCTCACCGTCAAGCCGAGCGCCAAGCAGCGGCTCACCGACTCGGTCGAGGCCGCGCTGGGCCTCTCCAGTGGCCTCGTCCTGCTCGACTTCGTCGACCTCCCCGAGGACGACCCGGACCGCGAGCGCCGCTACTCCGAGCACCTGGCCTGCCCCAACGACCACCCGCTCGCCATCGAGGATCTCGAGCCGCGGGTCTTCTCCTTCAACGCGCCCTACGGCGCCTGCCCGGAGTGCACCGGCCTGGGCACGAAGAAGGAGGTCGACCCGGAGCTGCTGGTCCCCGACCCGGAGCGCAGCCTGCGTGAGGGCGCCATCCAGCCCTGGTCCACCGGGCACAACCTGGAATACTTCCTGCGCCTGCTGGAGGCGCTCGGCGAGGCCCAGCACTTCGACATCGACACGCCGTGGCGGGCGTTGCCGGCGCGGGCGCAGAAGACGATCCTGCACGGCTCCGACGACCAGGTGCACGTGCGCTACCGCAACAAGTACGGCCGCGAGCGCTCCTACTACACCGGCTTCGAGGGCGTGGTGCAGTGGATCGAGCGCCGGCACTCCGACACCGAGTCCGAGTGGTCCCGCGACAAGTACGAGGGCTACATGCGCGACGTGCCGTGCGCGGCGTGCGGCGGTGCCCGGCTCAAGCCCGAAGTGCTCGCTGTCACGTTGGCCGGCAAGAGCATCGCCGAGGTCTGCAACCTGTCCGTGGGGGAGTGCGCCGATCTGCTCGCCGGCATCGAGCTGACCGACCGGCAGAAGATGATCGCCGAGCGGGTCCTCAAGGAGATCAACGCCCGGCTGCGGTTCCTGCTCGACGTCGGCCTGGACTACCTCTCCCTGGACCGCCCGGCCGGCACGCTCTCCGGCGGTGAGGCGCAGCGCATCCGGCTGGCCACCCAGATCGGTTCCGGCCTGGTGGGCGTGCTCTACGTGCTCGACGAGCCGTCGATCGGGCTGCACCAGCGCGACAACCACCGGCTGATCGAGACCCTGATCCGGCTGCGCGGGCTGGGCAACACGCTGATCGTGGTCGAGCACGACGAGGACACCATCCGCACCGCCGACTGGATCGTCGACATCGGGCCGGGCGCGGGTGAGCACGGCGGCAAGATCGTGCACAGCGGTTCGGTGCCGGCGCTGCTGAAGAACAAGGAGTCGATCACCGGGGCGTACCTGTCGGGTCGCCGGTCGATCCCGACGCCGACGGGCCGCCGTCCGCAGGATCCGGCCCGCGAGCTGGTGGTGCACGGCGCGCGGGAGCACAACCTGCGCAACCTGACCGTCTCGTTCCCGCTGGGCCAGCTGATCGCTGTCACCGGGGTCAGCGGCTCGGGCAAGTCGACGCTGGTCAACGACATCCTGTACGCGGTGCTGGCCAACCAGATCAACGGCGCCCGGCTGGTGCCCGGCCGGCACACCCGGGTCTCCGGTCTGGAGCACGTGGACAAGGTCGTCGGCGTGGACCAGTCGCCGATCGGCCGGACGCCGCGCTCCAACCCGGCCACCTACACCGGAGTCTGGGACCACGTCCGCAAGCTGTTCGCCGAGACGACCGAGGCGAAGGTACGCGGCTACGGCCCGGGACGGTTCTCCTTCAACGTCAAGGGCGGGCGCTGCGAGGCGTGCTCGGGTGACGGCACCATCAAGATCGAGATGAACTTCCTCCCCGACGTGTACGTCCCCTGCGAGGTCTGCAAGGGCGCCCGGTACAACCGGGAGACCCTGGAGGTGCACTACAAGGGCAAGACCGTCTCGGACGTGCTGGAGATGCCGATCGAGGAGGCCGCCGAGTTCTTCTCCGCCATCCCGGCCATCCACCGGCACCTCAAGACGCTCGTCGACGTCGGCCTGGGCTACGTCCGCCTCGGTCAGCCCGCGCCGACCCTCTCCGGTGGTGAGGCGCAGCGGGTCAAGCTCGCCTCCGAGCTGCAGAAGCGCTCCACCGGGCGGACGGTCTACGTGCTCGACGAGCCGACCACCGGTCTGCACTTCGAAGACATCCGCAAGCTGCTGATGGTGCTGGAAGGGCTTGTCGACAAGGGCAACACGGTGATCACCATCGAGCACAACCTCGACGTGATCAAGACCGCGGACTGGCTGATCGACATGGGTCCCGAGGGTGGTCACCGCGGCGGCACCGTGCTCGCCACCGGCACCCCCGAGGAGGTCGCCGAGGTGGCCGAGAGTCACACCGGCGAGTTCCTGCGCCAGGTGCTCAAGCTCGACGGCAAGGCCAAGGGTGCGGCTGCCGCCACCACCCGGGCCGCCAAGGCCAACGGCGCGACCAAGGCGCGGGCCAGCCGTAAGGTGCCGGCCGGGGCGCGCTGA
- the rsgA gene encoding ribosome small subunit-dependent GTPase A, whose translation MTIDLTALGWDAERTAYAARRGEHQPGRVARVDRGVCTVLSAAGPVRASLGGAVLAAAARDPSALPCAGDWVLLTHWPDRRVTVEVVLPRRGALIRRTAGKDASGQVLAANLDAAAVVEPVHPEPDVGRIERLLSLAHESGARPLVVLTKADLAADPAALARQLAAVAPGVPVLPVSAELGLGLDPLRAEVAPGRTLGLLGPSGAGKSSLVNALVGAVMMPTQAIRRVDGKGRHTTTWRALVPIPGGGAVIDTPGVRAVGLLDGAVGLDRAFADIAGLAEGCRYADCGHDGEPACAVREALHTGELSTRRWESWRRLQGEVAHESRRREARVAAERRGGWRSARRRAARPPTPGGF comes from the coding sequence ATGACGATCGATCTGACCGCCCTCGGCTGGGACGCCGAGCGGACGGCGTACGCCGCACGCCGCGGCGAGCACCAGCCGGGGCGGGTGGCCCGGGTGGACCGTGGGGTCTGCACAGTGCTCAGCGCGGCCGGCCCGGTCCGGGCCAGCCTGGGTGGGGCGGTGCTGGCCGCCGCGGCGCGGGACCCGTCCGCGCTGCCCTGCGCCGGGGACTGGGTACTGCTCACCCACTGGCCGGACCGCCGCGTCACAGTGGAGGTGGTGCTGCCGCGGCGCGGCGCGCTGATCCGGCGTACCGCGGGCAAGGACGCCAGCGGCCAGGTGCTGGCCGCCAACCTCGACGCCGCCGCCGTGGTGGAGCCGGTGCACCCCGAACCGGACGTGGGCCGGATCGAGCGGCTGCTCTCCCTGGCCCACGAGTCCGGCGCCCGGCCCCTGGTCGTACTGACCAAGGCGGACCTCGCGGCCGACCCGGCCGCGCTGGCCCGCCAGCTGGCCGCGGTCGCCCCCGGAGTGCCGGTGCTGCCGGTCAGCGCCGAACTCGGCCTCGGGCTGGACCCACTGCGCGCCGAGGTGGCGCCCGGCCGCACGCTCGGCCTGCTCGGCCCGTCCGGGGCGGGCAAGTCGAGCCTGGTCAACGCGCTCGTCGGGGCGGTGATGATGCCCACCCAGGCGATCCGGCGCGTCGACGGCAAGGGTCGGCACACCACCACCTGGCGGGCGCTCGTACCGATCCCCGGCGGCGGGGCGGTGATCGACACACCCGGCGTGCGGGCGGTCGGCCTGCTGGACGGCGCGGTCGGGCTCGACCGGGCATTCGCCGACATCGCCGGGCTGGCCGAGGGCTGCCGGTACGCCGACTGCGGCCACGACGGCGAGCCCGCCTGCGCGGTCCGGGAGGCGCTGCACACCGGCGAACTCTCCACCCGCCGGTGGGAGAGCTGGCGACGGCTGCAGGGTGAGGTGGCCCACGAGAGCCGACGGCGGGAGGCCCGGGTGGCGGCCGAGCGGCGCGGCGGGTGGCGTTCGGCCCGACGCCGGGCGGCGCGTCCGCCGACGCCCGGCGGCTTCTGA
- a CDS encoding Rieske (2Fe-2S) protein has product MSDDQALTGPGTQTRRTLLTGVGAVGAAVVLAACGSDDGGSGSDAPTSGGPAVPSTGDAGGGDRQGSQSLATTADIPVGGGKVLAAEGVVITQPTAGQFKGFSPICTHQNCPVTNVDGGTINCTCHGSKFSIEDGSVKGGPATKPLPPKNIKVTGDQISLA; this is encoded by the coding sequence ATGAGTGACGATCAGGCGCTGACCGGTCCGGGTACGCAGACACGCCGTACCCTGCTCACCGGCGTCGGGGCGGTCGGCGCGGCCGTCGTCCTGGCTGCCTGCGGCAGCGACGACGGCGGCAGCGGCAGTGACGCACCCACCAGTGGCGGCCCCGCCGTGCCCAGCACGGGTGACGCCGGCGGCGGCGACCGCCAGGGTTCCCAGTCGTTGGCCACCACCGCCGACATCCCGGTCGGTGGCGGCAAGGTCCTCGCCGCCGAAGGTGTGGTCATCACCCAGCCCACGGCCGGCCAGTTCAAGGGCTTCAGCCCGATCTGTACGCACCAGAACTGCCCGGTGACGAACGTCGACGGCGGCACCATCAACTGCACCTGCCACGGCAGCAAGTTCTCGATCGAGGACGGCTCGGTGAAGGGCGGCCCGGCCACAAAGCCGCTGCCGCCGAAGAACATCAAGGTCACCGGCGACCAGATCTCGCTGGCCTGA
- the recQ gene encoding DNA helicase RecQ — protein sequence MASPTDLRAASDALDVLGRVFGYDAFRGFQQDVIDHVVAGGDALVLMPTGGGKSLCYQIPALVRDGVAVVVSPLIALMQDQVDALTAVGVRAGFLNSTQTLDARRRVEAAFVAGELDLLYLAPEALGVRSTLALLDRGRISLFAIDEAHCVSQWGHDFRPDYLALSMLHERWPQVPRIALTATATSATRTEIATRLKLDDARHFVASFDRPNIQYRIVPKREPRKQLLTLLRDEHPGDAGIVYCLSRASVDKTAEFLTANGVAALPYHAGLDAGTRAANQQRFLREDGLVMVATIAFGMGIDKPDVRFVAHLDLPKSVEGYYQETGRAGRDGLPSTAWLAYGLQDVVQQRKMIETSDGDLAHRRNLAAHLDAMLALCETVRCRRVQLLEYFGETTTAACGNCDTCLTPPESWDGTVPAQKLLSAVFRLDRERNQRFGAGHCIDILLGKQTDKISQYGHDSLTVFGIGAELSEAEWRGVVRQLLAEGLLAVEGDYGTLALTEASADVLGRRRTVTLRREPEKPASSRSSKPRGASTVVAELTPAAASLFERLRGWRATTAKEQGVPAYVIFHDATLRQIASDAPSTLAELSRVSGVGENKLAKYGEQILAVLATD from the coding sequence ATGGCTTCTCCCACCGACCTGCGTGCCGCCTCCGACGCCCTGGACGTGCTGGGCCGGGTCTTCGGCTACGACGCGTTCCGTGGTTTCCAGCAGGACGTGATCGACCATGTGGTCGCCGGCGGCGACGCGCTGGTGTTGATGCCCACCGGTGGTGGCAAGTCCCTGTGCTACCAGATCCCGGCCCTGGTCCGCGACGGGGTCGCCGTCGTCGTGTCCCCGCTGATCGCGCTCATGCAGGACCAGGTCGACGCCCTCACCGCGGTCGGCGTACGCGCCGGGTTCCTCAACTCGACCCAGACCCTGGACGCCCGGCGGCGGGTCGAGGCCGCCTTCGTCGCCGGCGAGCTGGACCTGCTCTACCTGGCCCCGGAGGCGCTCGGCGTCCGATCCACCCTCGCCCTGCTCGACCGGGGCCGCATCTCCCTGTTCGCGATCGACGAGGCGCACTGCGTGTCCCAGTGGGGGCACGACTTCCGCCCCGACTATCTCGCGCTGTCGATGCTGCACGAGCGCTGGCCGCAGGTGCCCCGCATCGCCCTGACCGCCACCGCGACCAGCGCCACCCGCACCGAGATCGCGACCCGGCTCAAGCTCGACGACGCCCGGCACTTCGTGGCCAGCTTCGACCGGCCCAACATCCAGTACCGGATCGTGCCCAAGCGCGAGCCCCGCAAGCAGCTGCTGACCCTGCTGCGCGACGAGCACCCCGGCGACGCCGGCATCGTCTACTGCCTGTCCCGGGCCTCGGTCGACAAGACGGCGGAGTTCCTCACCGCCAACGGGGTCGCCGCCCTGCCGTACCACGCCGGGCTTGACGCGGGCACCCGCGCCGCCAACCAGCAGCGCTTCCTGCGGGAAGACGGCCTGGTCATGGTGGCCACCATCGCCTTCGGCATGGGCATCGACAAGCCCGACGTCCGGTTCGTCGCCCACCTCGACCTACCCAAGTCCGTCGAGGGCTACTACCAGGAAACCGGCCGCGCCGGCCGCGACGGCCTGCCGTCCACCGCCTGGCTGGCTTACGGGCTGCAGGACGTGGTCCAGCAACGCAAGATGATCGAGACGTCCGACGGCGACCTCGCCCACCGCCGCAACCTGGCCGCGCACCTGGACGCGATGCTGGCCCTCTGCGAGACGGTGCGCTGCCGACGGGTCCAACTGCTCGAATACTTCGGCGAGACGACGACCGCCGCCTGCGGCAACTGCGACACCTGCCTCACCCCACCGGAGTCCTGGGACGGCACCGTCCCCGCCCAGAAGTTGCTCTCCGCCGTCTTCCGGCTCGACCGCGAACGCAACCAACGCTTCGGCGCCGGGCACTGCATCGACATCCTGCTCGGCAAGCAGACCGACAAGATCAGCCAGTACGGTCACGACTCGCTGACGGTATTCGGCATCGGCGCCGAGCTCAGCGAGGCCGAGTGGCGGGGCGTGGTCCGGCAACTGCTCGCCGAAGGGCTGCTCGCCGTGGAGGGCGACTACGGCACGCTGGCGCTCACCGAGGCGAGCGCCGACGTCCTCGGCCGCCGCCGCACGGTCACCCTGCGGCGTGAGCCGGAGAAGCCGGCGTCGAGCCGCTCATCGAAGCCGCGTGGCGCGTCCACAGTCGTGGCCGAGCTGACCCCGGCCGCCGCGTCACTGTTCGAGCGGCTGCGCGGCTGGCGCGCGACCACCGCCAAGGAGCAGGGCGTCCCGGCGTACGTGATCTTCCACGACGCCACGCTGCGACAGATCGCCAGCGACGCGCCCAGCACACTGGCCGAGCTGTCCCGGGTCAGCGGCGTCGGCGAGAACAAACTCGCCAAGTACGGCGAGCAGATCCTGGCCGTCCTCGCCACCGACTGA